The sequence GAAGAAATAAACGATATTGCAAAATATAAAATTGATTCCGCCAATTTGAATCGACTCGAAAAAATCAGCCGGCTGTTAAAAGAGAAGATGGCGGACGTTTCTCAGTAACGATAACCAGGCCAGCGGCTGTAGTCGGGATTTAGAAGTCTGTAATCGCCGAATCCGGTTTGGTCTACGAATACGAACGAGCGGTTCAGTTCGTAATAATCCCAAATTTCATACGGTTTGGAATTCGGGTCGAACGGATGACGCTCGACGTAACTGGGAGGCCCGAAAGTAATGTAAATCATGCCCATATCCGTGCGCCAGCCTTCGTTGCCGAATGCCTTGAAATTTTTGTTGGCGTATTCGACTCTTCTGTAGTATTCATTCATAATGGGATTTACCGTCATTTTGGGATTCGGCTTCTTCTTGTCCCAGAATGCGAGGAATCTCGTCAGTCGTTCTTCGTAAGTCTTACCCTCTTTGATATACGCCAGGTCGGCGGGCGACGCAATATAGATCATCTGTTCGATTGCCTTGTCGATGTCCGTAATCGAATTCGGCAATCCCGTAATCTTCGACAAGACGATCTTTTGGGTCTTAGCGCTGATGTTGCGGTTTACATCTGTTACTGTCATTGTTAACTTGTAGGTGCCGAGAATAAAATTTAATGTGCTTAAAGAATCGTAAACAATGTTCGCTCCGTCGTTAACGCTGATCGTTCTTTTCTCTTCGATTTTGCTTTCGCTGTCGAGGTGTTCGAGCAAATAGGTTATTTCCGCGTCGGCGGCATCGGAAGAATAGATTTCGTAATAAAATCGAAGCGTTGTGTCTTTGTTGGTTACTATTCTGGAGACATTCGGCACAATGACGTCGCCCTTTTCATTCTTCATTATATCCTTAACGAGCAATATTCCGCTTACGGCCAGATCGCTATTGAATTTTTTTACCGATACGTTGTAGGTGTATGAATGTGTTTTTCTTGAGTCGGTATCTTCAAGTATGCATTTGATTTTATAATTCCCCGCCTCCAGAGGAAAAGACTTATATGACATGTTGAAGTTTTTTCTTGAAATTGTCTCGTCAAAGTCGGTTGTGGAAATTCTTTCTTTCCAGATTCGTTCGAAGATTACTTTGTCGGTTTTGGCTTCGTAAAAAACTACGGATAAATTATATTCTGCGTAAAAAGCGTCGCCTCTTTTAACGAATTGAATATTTGCATAAGGCACCTGAAAAAAAACGTCGAGGCGGATTTTAGTTGTGTCGTCGGCTGTTTTGTATTGCACGAAATCGGTATAGAAAACGGGCTCGAATTTGCTGATGTTGACGTCTTCCGAAGATTCCACCTGAGCCGAGATTGCATACGCCAAACAAATAAATAAAAACACGAAGCGTTTCATCTTACATCCAGATAATTTTAAGCTAATTTAGCAAATAAATCATACTCGTTGCAATCATAAATTACGGCATCATAAAAATTGCCTATCTCGAGTTGCCCGTTGGTCTCTACAAAAACTTCGCAATCGACTTCGGGCGCGTCTCTTTCAGTCCTTCCGATATAAACGCCGTTTTCGTAGGCGTCGATTAATACCTTCAGATTCTTCCCGATCAGTTTCTCGTTTTGGCGGTGGGAAATGTCTCTTTGAATTTCCATCAGAAGGTTCTTTCTTTTTTCTTTTACTTCTTCGGAATGCGGGTCGCCGAGCAGATAGCTGGGTGTGTTTTCTTCTATCGAGTATGTGAAAACGCCGAACCTTTCGAATTCGAAATCTTTAACAAAATTGACCAACTCTTCGAAATCGGCGTCGGTCTCGGCAGGATACCCGGTTATAAAAGTTGTCCTCAGTGTTAATCCCGGAATCGATTCTCGCAGTTTGTTCAGCAGTTCCAACGTGCGTCGTTTTGTAATTCCGCGTCTCATCGATTTGAGCACATTATCGGAGATATGCTGCAGAGGAATGTCGATATATTTGCAGACTTTCGGATTCGAAGCTATTGTTTCGATTAAGCTCTCCGGAAAATGGGACGGGTAAGCATACATAAGTCGAATCCACTCTATCGATTTTATTTCCGAAAGCTTGTTTATCAGTTCGGCTATATTTCTCTTGCCGTAGAGGTCGATGCCGTAGTCGGTAGTATCCTGCCCGATTAAAATCAATTCTTTGACGCCTTGGCTGCTCAGTTTTTCGGCTTCGGCAATCAAATCTTCCATCGGTTTGGTTTTGTGTTTGCCTCGCATCAACGGAATGGCGCAAAACGAGCAGGGATTGTCGCAGCCTTCGGATATTTTAAGGTATGCAAAATGTTTGGGCGTCGTGAGCAGTCGTTCGCCGAGCAGTTCGTATTTCAGGTTTCCGCCGAATTCCCTTACAACTTCTTCGTAGGCTTCTGTTCCGAAATAAGCGTCGACTTCCGGAATCTCTTTTCTCAAATCGTCCATATATCTTTCGGAAAGGCATCCTGAAACAACCACTTTTTTTAATCTGCCTTTTTTCTTAAGTTCAATGGCGGATAAAATTGTATTTATCGATTCTTCTTTTGCGGCTTCGATAAAACCGCATGTGTTTATAATGACTGAATCCGCATTATCAGGGTTGTCGGTCAGTTCAAAATCGTTTATTTTGAGCTGGTTCATGAGGCGTTCAGAATCCACTGTATTTTTCGAACATCCTAATGTTATAACGGATATTTTTTCTTTCTTTGACATTTCCGGTCTTTCTTTTTGTTTAAGCATAACAAAAATAGCGATTTGTTAGTGCAATTAGAAATTAAGAAAAACAATTAGTCGGTGAAATTATGAAGCTAATATTTCCGGGCACCGGTTCCGGAAAAACGAGCAAAGAACGGTTCCACACTTTGTTATATTTAGAAACCCCGGGTTTCAATCTTCTGATTGACGCCGGCGACGGAGCGGCTAAAGCATTGCTGAATTCTTCCATCGATTTTAATTCGATTAACGGGATCCTTTTTACCCATTATCATGCGGATCATTTTACGGGCATCGGAGCATTGATTACTCAAATGAAAATTACGGGACGCAAGTCGGAACTGACCCTCTTTACTCACAAGAACCTCGTCGAGCCACTCATTAACCTGCTTTATTATGTCTATATGTTCCCCGAAACTCTGGGATTCAATTTAAAGATTATCGGTTATCGCCTTGCGGAAAAAGTAAATGTGGCTGAT comes from Melioribacter roseus P3M-2 and encodes:
- a CDS encoding MBL fold metallo-hydrolase, yielding MKLIFPGTGSGKTSKERFHTLLYLETPGFNLLIDAGDGAAKALLNSSIDFNSINGILFTHYHADHFTGIGALITQMKITGRKSELTLFTHKNLVEPLINLLYYVYMFPETLGFNLKIIGYRLAEKVNVADDFSFTARQNSHVYPKGDIEFYPESMFVSSSLLITIGKKSIVYTSDVGAPDDLFLFDNIEPDIFITEAAHIEPEDLYRAFNGIKPRKMFVTHIEDDKLGKLAVWYDSLDDSMREKIIICQDGLIENLG
- a CDS encoding GWxTD domain-containing protein; translated protein: MKRFVFLFICLAYAISAQVESSEDVNISKFEPVFYTDFVQYKTADDTTKIRLDVFFQVPYANIQFVKRGDAFYAEYNLSVVFYEAKTDKVIFERIWKERISTTDFDETISRKNFNMSYKSFPLEAGNYKIKCILEDTDSRKTHSYTYNVSVKKFNSDLAVSGILLVKDIMKNEKGDVIVPNVSRIVTNKDTTLRFYYEIYSSDAADAEITYLLEHLDSESKIEEKRTISVNDGANIVYDSLSTLNFILGTYKLTMTVTDVNRNISAKTQKIVLSKITGLPNSITDIDKAIEQMIYIASPADLAYIKEGKTYEERLTRFLAFWDKKKPNPKMTVNPIMNEYYRRVEYANKNFKAFGNEGWRTDMGMIYITFGPPSYVERHPFDPNSKPYEIWDYYELNRSFVFVDQTGFGDYRLLNPDYSRWPGYRY
- the rimO gene encoding 30S ribosomal protein S12 methylthiotransferase RimO, whose translation is MSKKEKISVITLGCSKNTVDSERLMNQLKINDFELTDNPDNADSVIINTCGFIEAAKEESINTILSAIELKKKGRLKKVVVSGCLSERYMDDLRKEIPEVDAYFGTEAYEEVVREFGGNLKYELLGERLLTTPKHFAYLKISEGCDNPCSFCAIPLMRGKHKTKPMEDLIAEAEKLSSQGVKELILIGQDTTDYGIDLYGKRNIAELINKLSEIKSIEWIRLMYAYPSHFPESLIETIASNPKVCKYIDIPLQHISDNVLKSMRRGITKRRTLELLNKLRESIPGLTLRTTFITGYPAETDADFEELVNFVKDFEFERFGVFTYSIEENTPSYLLGDPHSEEVKEKRKNLLMEIQRDISHRQNEKLIGKNLKVLIDAYENGVYIGRTERDAPEVDCEVFVETNGQLEIGNFYDAVIYDCNEYDLFAKLA